In the genome of Labeo rohita strain BAU-BD-2019 chromosome 24, IGBB_LRoh.1.0, whole genome shotgun sequence, one region contains:
- the nck1b gene encoding cytoplasmic protein NCK1 isoform X2, which produces MDMANLFKHFFRIGKVKRKTGMRETASNADSDFYPDNGERLYDLNLPALVKFSYTAEREDELSLVKGTRVIVMEKCSDGWWRGSYNGRSGWFPSNYVTEDADGSASNDSAGLSEKLAAVVHSANGNRVLHTVQALYPFSSGNDEELNFEKGEVMDVVEKPENDPEWWKCRKADGQMGLVPKNYVTVLQESHNSASMAGPPTPDCDYIEPSSSGRFAGKQWYYGKVTRHQAEVALNQRGIEGDFLIRDSESSPNDFSISLKAQSKNKHFKVQLKDNLYCIGQRKFNTMEELVEHYKKAPIFTSEQGDKLYLVKALAAS; this is translated from the exons GGATCGGCAAGGTGAAACGGAAGACAGGCATGCGTGAAACGGCCTCTAACGCAGACTCTGACTTCTACCCGGACAATGGCGAACGTCTGTATGACCTAAACCTTCCTGCGCTTGTCAAATTCAGCTACACGGCCGAACGAGAAGATGAGTTGTCGTTGGTTAAAGGCACAAGGGTCATTGTCATGGAAAAGTGCAGTGATGGCTGGTGGAGGGGGAGCTACAATGGCCGTTCGGGATGGTTCCCATCCAACTACGTGACGGAGGATGCAGATGGATCGGCGAGCAACGATTCTGCCGGCTTGTCTGAGAAATTGGCTGCTGTTGTTCACAGTGCAAATGGCAACAGAGTGCTACACACAGTACAGGCACTCTACCCGTTCAGCTCAGGCAACGATGAAGAGCTGAACTTTGAGAAGGGGGAGGTTATGGATGTTGTGGAGAAGCCAGAAAACGACCCAGAGTGGTGGAAGTGCCGCAAAGCCGACGGGCAGATGGGACTTGTGCCGAAGAACTACGTAACTGTTCTGCAGGAGTCGCACAACTCTGCCAGCATGGCTGGGCCGCCCACACCTGACTGTGACTACATTGAGCCTTCATCCAGTGGACGCTTTGCTGGCAAGCAGTGGTACTACGGGAAGGTGACGCGTCATCAAGCAGAAGTGGCGCTCAACCAGAGGGGCATAGAGGGAGACTTTCTTATCCGGGACAGTGAGTCCTCA CCCAATGACTTTTCAATATCGTTGAAAGCTCAGTCCAAAAACAAGCATTTCAAAGTCCAACTGAAGGACAACCTGTACTGCATTGGACAACGCAAGTTTAACACAATGGAGGAGTTGGTGGAACACTACAAAAAGGCGCCCATCTTTACCAGCGAACAGGGCGACAAACTCTACCTGGTCAAGGCTCTGGCTGCCTCCTGA